A DNA window from Brenneria izadpanahii contains the following coding sequences:
- a CDS encoding sensor domain-containing diguanylate cyclase, which produces MLKHLSHDEKKRMQTLDTLQEFDISQDDILNKLTALACQVLKMPTSLVTLSGSRKQHVKAKTNFALNEMEKLGSFDQFTAQTGCFLICQDAMRDERFKKNPYVSGAPYIRFYAGIPLFTEEGYAIGTLCVIDYVPRTFSMSQLHTLKNLANIAMSLINYRNAIGLVDAVTMLPNRQQLIEDINHMTDIHENYLLILIEGIDVSYAYQMSRALGMPTVEGMLKDIGMFLRLSFNFSENVYCTALGRFALLVKADRKAQILAKLEECADRIQESIISHVPLKLELFVGYTEFRIPVSDPQRILRESMSALYDAIDKNIRQSAYHEGSDKAQQLSFTLLNELADVLLHNKPGLYLVYQPKLNIKTRQVIGAEALIRWHQSDLGNILPDRFIPLAEGTTLMQPLTEWVIKQVARQLKIWRQAGMLFPVSINIAASNFAEEDFISRLINSLAEHNLTPADIELECVETQKIVESSETLAAILELKQRDFTISLDDFGAGYSNLNYLKNIPASIIKLDKSLIQGIKSDLDSRIVVESIIGMLHKLNYNVLAEGVEDDETLDYLDHFGCDEVQGYYFSRPLLPDDFVSWLRNHEARITA; this is translated from the coding sequence ATGTTAAAACATTTAAGCCATGATGAAAAAAAACGCATGCAGACTCTGGACACATTGCAGGAATTTGATATATCTCAAGACGATATTCTTAATAAGCTTACCGCTCTGGCTTGCCAAGTATTGAAAATGCCGACCTCATTAGTGACGTTGAGCGGATCTCGCAAGCAGCATGTGAAAGCAAAAACCAATTTCGCCTTAAATGAAATGGAAAAATTGGGATCATTCGATCAATTCACGGCGCAAACAGGTTGTTTTCTTATCTGCCAGGATGCGATGAGGGATGAAAGATTTAAAAAAAACCCTTACGTTTCAGGCGCGCCTTATATCCGCTTTTATGCCGGTATTCCCCTTTTTACTGAAGAAGGCTACGCCATCGGCACCCTGTGCGTCATAGATTATGTTCCCCGAACCTTCAGTATGAGCCAGCTACACACGCTTAAGAATTTAGCGAATATCGCTATGTCATTGATTAACTATCGTAATGCGATCGGTTTGGTCGATGCGGTGACGATGCTGCCGAATCGCCAACAGCTGATCGAAGATATTAATCATATGACGGATATCCATGAAAACTATCTGCTGATCCTTATTGAAGGCATTGATGTTTCCTACGCTTATCAAATGAGCCGGGCGCTTGGCATGCCGACGGTAGAAGGGATGTTAAAAGATATCGGCATGTTCCTGCGTTTGTCCTTTAACTTTAGCGAAAATGTTTATTGTACGGCGTTGGGGCGTTTTGCGTTGCTGGTCAAGGCTGACAGGAAAGCGCAGATTCTAGCTAAGCTTGAAGAGTGCGCCGATCGCATCCAGGAAAGTATTATCAGCCATGTTCCGTTAAAACTGGAATTATTTGTCGGCTATACGGAATTTAGAATTCCGGTAAGCGATCCGCAACGTATCCTGCGTGAATCAATGAGCGCCCTATACGATGCCATTGATAAAAATATCCGTCAGAGCGCATACCATGAAGGCAGCGATAAAGCTCAACAGCTTTCCTTTACCCTGCTTAATGAGCTTGCCGATGTATTACTTCACAATAAACCAGGGTTATATCTGGTTTATCAGCCTAAACTGAATATCAAAACCCGTCAGGTTATTGGCGCTGAAGCGCTCATTCGCTGGCATCAGTCTGATTTAGGCAACATTCTTCCCGATAGATTTATTCCCCTGGCGGAAGGCACTACGCTAATGCAGCCGCTAACAGAATGGGTCATTAAGCAGGTAGCCCGGCAGCTAAAAATATGGCGTCAGGCCGGAATGTTATTTCCGGTGTCCATCAATATCGCCGCCAGTAATTTTGCCGAAGAAGATTTCATTTCACGGCTAATTAATAGCCTTGCCGAACATAATCTGACCCCTGCCGATATTGAACTGGAATGTGTGGAAACGCAGAAAATAGTGGAAAGCTCCGAAACACTTGCTGCAATACTTGAGCTAAAACAGCGCGATTTCACTATTTCGCTGGATGATTTTGGCGCGGGGTACAGTAATTTAAATTATCTGAAAAATATTCCGGCATCGATAATAAAACTGGATAAATCGCTGATTCAGGGTATTAAATCCGATCTGGATAGCCGCATTGTTGTTGAATCGATCATCGGCATGCTGCATAAACTTAATTACAACGTTCTCGCCGAGGGCGTAGAGGATGATGAGACTCTGGACTACCTTGACCACTTTGGTTGCGATGAAGTTCAGGGGTACTATTTCTCCCGGCCGCTTCTTCCCGATGATTTCGTTTCGTGGCTTCGTAATCATGAGGCCCGGATAACGGCATAA
- the asr gene encoding acid resistance repetitive basic protein Asr, with amino-acid sequence MNKVLVMIAGAALGLSSAAFAASTAPSVPAQPTATSTTSAPAQATHKKHVKKAKTTEQKAQATKTKKQVKKEAKPVEQKAQAAKKKVKKAKTAKPATTTPAA; translated from the coding sequence ATGAACAAAGTATTAGTTATGATCGCGGGTGCGGCTCTGGGTCTGTCTTCTGCGGCGTTTGCCGCCAGCACTGCGCCTAGCGTTCCGGCTCAACCTACCGCTACTTCCACCACTTCCGCTCCGGCTCAAGCGACTCACAAAAAACATGTGAAGAAAGCTAAAACAACGGAACAAAAAGCCCAGGCGACCAAAACCAAAAAACAGGTGAAGAAAGAAGCCAAACCCGTTGAACAAAAAGCGCAGGCTGCGAAAAAGAAGGTGAAAAAAGCTAAAACGGCAAAACCGGCTACTACGACTCCAGCCGCTTAA
- a CDS encoding trypsin-like serine peptidase produces MRISAWLLCSLSFLAPFCWAEDSTSDAAKQQQILFFNHDDRDRVPDAALWPWQAIGQLETASGNLCTATLISPHLALTAGHCVLIPPDGKADRLVALRFLATDDGWRYETKDIEMLVNKNLSRRLEADGDGWVVPSAAAPWDYALIRLKQTPPGIEPIPLWQGSRHELMQSLAQNEQQVTQAGYPEDHQDALYRHQNCIITGWVRQTVLSHQCDTLPGDSGSPLMLHSASGWTIVGIQSSAPAAIDRDKADNRAVSVIAIRETLEALAKKSASITP; encoded by the coding sequence ATGCGCATATCGGCCTGGTTGTTATGTTCATTATCTTTTCTCGCCCCTTTTTGTTGGGCTGAAGACTCCACTTCCGATGCGGCGAAACAACAGCAGATTCTATTTTTCAACCATGATGACCGGGATCGCGTACCGGACGCCGCGCTGTGGCCGTGGCAGGCTATCGGCCAGCTTGAAACCGCCAGCGGCAATCTGTGTACGGCAACGCTTATCTCTCCGCATCTGGCGCTGACTGCCGGACACTGCGTGCTGATACCGCCCGATGGCAAAGCGGATCGGCTGGTCGCGCTGCGCTTTCTCGCCACGGATGATGGTTGGCGGTATGAGACGAAAGATATTGAGATGTTGGTGAACAAGAACCTCAGCCGAAGGCTGGAAGCCGACGGCGACGGCTGGGTTGTTCCCTCCGCGGCGGCGCCGTGGGACTACGCGCTGATCCGGCTAAAACAGACGCCGCCGGGCATTGAGCCGATCCCGCTATGGCAAGGCAGCCGCCATGAATTAATGCAATCATTAGCGCAAAATGAGCAACAGGTGACCCAGGCCGGGTATCCGGAAGATCATCAGGATGCCCTTTACCGTCACCAGAACTGCATAATAACGGGCTGGGTGCGGCAGACGGTGCTATCGCATCAGTGCGATACCTTACCGGGTGATAGCGGTTCCCCGTTGATGCTGCACTCGGCATCAGGATGGACAATCGTTGGCATTCAAAGCTCTGCGCCTGCGGCCATCGATCGTGATAAAGCGGATAATCGCGCCGTTTCCGTTATCGCAATCCGCGAGACGCTGGAAGCATTGGCGAAAAAATCGGCATCAATAACGCCGTAA
- a CDS encoding EcsC family protein, whose product MTIFDDKQDIDDLNKAIALLEAPSITIQLANLIGGPIEWSMAKLPAMVKNKVQDVVHAALHKSVDAALYTMDDDPKRASSTKTHKLAAATAGAVSGFFGAAGLLVELPVSTTIMMRSVADIARSEGFSLADISVKAACVEVFALGGRSKSDDAADSAYYASRAVLADVTKHAARELIDIASKKSAEKASARITTTQAGRALAQLIDAVATRLGITITEKMAAQIVPVIGAASGAAINTLFINHYQNMAKGHFIIKRLEQKYGEDEIKSAYIRLKDDIRPA is encoded by the coding sequence ATGACCATTTTTGACGACAAGCAAGATATTGATGACCTGAACAAAGCCATTGCCCTATTGGAAGCGCCTTCAATCACCATACAACTGGCTAACCTGATAGGCGGACCGATTGAATGGAGCATGGCCAAACTGCCCGCCATGGTGAAAAACAAGGTGCAGGATGTTGTTCATGCCGCGCTGCATAAATCCGTTGACGCCGCTTTATATACCATGGACGACGATCCGAAAAGAGCCTCCTCGACCAAAACACACAAGCTGGCGGCCGCTACGGCCGGCGCGGTCAGCGGTTTCTTCGGCGCTGCGGGATTACTGGTCGAACTCCCCGTAAGTACCACAATCATGATGCGTTCAGTCGCGGATATCGCCCGCAGTGAAGGTTTTTCACTGGCCGATATTTCCGTCAAGGCCGCCTGCGTTGAAGTTTTCGCCCTCGGCGGCCGCAGCAAAAGCGATGATGCGGCAGATTCCGCCTACTATGCTTCCCGCGCGGTGCTGGCCGACGTCACCAAGCATGCCGCACGCGAATTAATCGATATTGCCAGTAAAAAAAGCGCAGAAAAAGCGTCTGCAAGAATCACCACCACGCAGGCTGGAAGAGCATTGGCGCAACTGATCGACGCCGTGGCGACACGCTTAGGCATCACCATCACTGAAAAAATGGCCGCGCAGATCGTCCCGGTTATCGGGGCGGCCAGCGGCGCAGCCATCAATACGTTGTTCATTAACCATTATCAAAACATGGCGAAAGGCCATTTCATCATCAAACGCCTGGAGCAGAAATATGGCGAGGATGAAATCAAGTCGGCTTATATTCGGCTAAAAGATGATATCCGCCCCGCCTGA